The following proteins are co-located in the Sandaracinaceae bacterium genome:
- a CDS encoding CarD family transcriptional regulator — MQTQHQFKVGDKAVYPARGVAEIVAIEERDIGGNKMQFYILQVLGHDPSGPTGADKIMVPVSNAKNVGLRSLLSEEDISDIFEILNEEPVAFDNQTWNRRYRGFMDKIKTGSPFDAAEVMRDLYRLRCEKNLSFGERRMLETARNLIVKEISVARGRDEEKIQAEIESIFDEAV, encoded by the coding sequence ATGCAGACGCAGCACCAGTTCAAGGTGGGCGACAAGGCCGTATACCCCGCCCGCGGCGTGGCCGAGATCGTGGCCATCGAAGAGCGCGACATCGGTGGGAACAAGATGCAGTTCTACATCCTGCAGGTGCTGGGGCACGATCCGAGCGGTCCGACCGGCGCGGACAAGATCATGGTGCCCGTGAGCAACGCCAAGAACGTCGGCCTGCGCTCGCTCCTGTCCGAAGAGGACATCTCCGACATCTTCGAGATCTTGAACGAAGAGCCCGTGGCCTTCGACAACCAGACCTGGAACCGCCGCTATCGGGGGTTCATGGACAAGATCAAGACGGGCTCTCCTTTCGACGCAGCCGAAGTCATGCGCGATCTGTACCGCTTGCGTTGCGAGAAGAACCTCTCGTTCGGCGAGCGCCGCATGCTGGAGACCGCCCGAAACCTCATCGTCAAAGAGATCTCGGTCGCCCGCGGCCGCGACGAAGAAAAGATCCAGGCCGAGATCGAGTCGATCTTCGACGAAGCGGTCTGA
- a CDS encoding OmpA family protein yields MSALPYRYARALPLVAALTITACGPSQEELDAERARVQELQAELETANAQRAEVDARLAQLTEQNADLSQRLRALGQNVEELEGERTDLAANLAQTRRALEELRERERQAQARVATFRSLIERFRSMIESGRLRVRIVRNRMVVELPTGILFDSARSELKPEGLSTLDEVTAVLTEIDNREFQIAGHTDNLPIHNRNFRDNWELSTERAVVVARYMISQGVPANRISAAGHADTQPMASNETEEGRALNRRIEIVLLPNLDELPDLTSLEQ; encoded by the coding sequence ATGTCCGCACTTCCCTATCGATACGCCCGCGCCCTACCCCTCGTCGCCGCGCTCACCATCACCGCGTGTGGCCCATCTCAAGAGGAGCTGGACGCCGAGCGCGCCCGTGTTCAGGAGCTGCAGGCCGAGCTGGAGACGGCCAACGCCCAGCGGGCCGAGGTCGATGCCCGCCTGGCGCAGCTCACCGAGCAGAACGCGGATCTCTCCCAGCGCCTGCGGGCTCTCGGCCAGAACGTCGAGGAGCTGGAGGGGGAGCGCACCGATCTGGCCGCCAACCTGGCCCAGACGCGTCGGGCCCTGGAGGAGCTACGCGAGCGTGAGCGCCAGGCCCAGGCGCGCGTGGCAACCTTCCGCAGCTTGATCGAGCGCTTCCGGTCCATGATCGAGAGCGGCCGGCTGCGTGTGCGCATCGTTCGCAACCGAATGGTCGTCGAGCTGCCCACGGGCATCCTGTTCGACTCGGCCCGCTCGGAGCTCAAGCCCGAGGGCCTCTCGACGCTCGACGAGGTCACGGCCGTCCTCACGGAGATCGACAACCGCGAGTTCCAGATCGCCGGCCACACAGACAACCTCCCCATCCACAACCGCAACTTCCGCGACAACTGGGAGCTGTCCACCGAACGCGCCGTGGTCGTCGCTCGCTACATGATCTCCCAGGGGGTGCCCGCCAACCGCATCTCTGCGGCTGGTCACGCGGACACCCAGCCCATGGCGTCGAACGAAACGGAAGAGGGTCGAGCCCTGAACCGGCGCATCGAGATCGTTCTGCTGCCGAACCTGGACGAGCTGCCCGACCTGACCTCCCTCGAGCAGTGA